The proteins below come from a single Oscillospiraceae bacterium genomic window:
- a CDS encoding AraC family transcriptional regulator, which produces MDTARYIRITNLCMLFFRAEGIAFSLYDKRDTCHLQYPEEPQRNTAALFAGRDPARTLDICTTPSHAGYASIRIKGGWRIVIGPVYNARLNESLVDAFMAENQIPAAQRHAADTILEAAPNLSLLEFFDKAAYLYYCMDGEILDPSVYFDLTNDRDSFTVGRDTVENLLERKENEKFHNSYQWELMFYDLIRQGDPERLMAFLMQDSSARVGHGTMADTPLRQAKNIFIGCITKIGMMSAIPAGMDVELTYQLIDSYVLDCERAATVPEIDRLQLNAALDFCRRLGELRLPAGISREVYTCMSYIRNHVNTPLRLDDVAASIGRSVSYTGNLFKKETGQTLGNYIAECRLEEAKSLLYYTDMTLTEISSYLCFSSQSYFQNVFKKEYGVTPMQYRRQHHTES; this is translated from the coding sequence GTGGATACCGCACGCTATATCCGCATCACCAATCTCTGTATGTTGTTTTTCCGGGCCGAGGGGATCGCATTTTCCCTATACGACAAACGAGATACCTGTCACCTGCAGTACCCGGAGGAGCCGCAGCGCAACACAGCTGCACTGTTTGCTGGCCGTGACCCTGCACGGACGCTGGACATCTGCACCACCCCCAGCCATGCAGGCTATGCTTCCATCCGGATCAAGGGCGGCTGGCGGATCGTTATCGGCCCTGTCTATAACGCAAGGCTCAATGAAAGCCTTGTGGATGCCTTTATGGCAGAAAATCAAATCCCGGCTGCGCAGCGCCACGCAGCCGATACAATTCTGGAGGCCGCACCAAATCTGAGTCTGCTGGAATTTTTCGACAAGGCCGCGTATCTCTACTACTGCATGGACGGTGAAATCCTTGACCCGTCCGTCTACTTTGATTTGACGAACGACCGCGACAGCTTTACTGTTGGCCGCGATACCGTCGAGAACCTGCTGGAGCGCAAGGAAAATGAGAAATTCCACAACAGCTACCAGTGGGAGTTGATGTTTTACGATTTGATTCGGCAGGGCGACCCGGAGAGGTTAATGGCTTTTCTGATGCAGGATAGTTCAGCCCGGGTGGGCCACGGCACAATGGCTGATACCCCGCTGCGGCAGGCAAAAAACATTTTCATCGGTTGCATCACTAAAATCGGTATGATGTCCGCCATCCCTGCCGGAATGGACGTCGAACTAACCTACCAGCTGATAGACAGCTATGTGCTGGACTGTGAGCGCGCCGCGACGGTGCCGGAAATTGATCGTTTACAATTAAACGCTGCCTTGGATTTCTGCCGCCGCCTCGGAGAACTGCGCCTGCCTGCGGGTATCAGCCGCGAGGTATACACCTGTATGTCCTACATCCGCAATCATGTGAATACCCCTTTGCGCCTTGACGATGTAGCTGCCTCTATCGGGCGCAGTGTGTCCTACACCGGGAATCTCTTTAAGAAAGAAACCGGTCAGACATTGGGCAATTATATTGCGGAATGTCGGCTGGAAGAAGCCAAAAGCCTTTTGTATTATACCGATATGACGTTGACCGAAATCAGCAGCTACCTCTGCTTTTCGAGCCAGAGCTATTTTCAGAACGTATTCAAAAAAGAATATGGTGTTACCCCGATGCAATATCGCAGGCAACACCATACCGAATCATGA
- a CDS encoding family 1 glycosylhydrolase produces the protein MSFPKNFLWGAASAAYQIEGAYNEDGKVPGIWDALSEGHVKHGENGTIACDHYHRYKEDVALLKKLGVKAYRFSVSWPRVMSGPDTVNPKGLTFYSDLVDELKAAGIEPMVTIFHWNLPMWAHEKGGWYNAEISDDFANYARVVADALSDRVRFWFTVNEPTTFIGNGYFTGAHAPFESLMQEQPAVMMNKLAVLTKNVLLAHGKAVRVLRSRAKLAPRIGMALNGSVYLPENESPDDIEKARTQMFPEQAFFSHFNWWADPAVLGCVPAGLQPFFTAEELKVICQPLDFFGFNCYNASNYDEYMGPNPAVVPGMPRTAMDWPITPDALYWAARFLTERYHLPIIVTENGMANIDFVMSDGAVHDPQRIDFVKRYLAGLQRAVDENIPVTGYLYWSIMDNFEWAEGYDKRFGLVYVDYQTQQRIPKDSFYWYADVIKNNRIS, from the coding sequence ATGAGCTTTCCGAAGAATTTTCTCTGGGGTGCGGCCAGTGCTGCTTACCAGATCGAGGGTGCCTACAATGAGGACGGCAAGGTTCCCGGTATCTGGGATGCTTTGAGCGAGGGGCACGTCAAGCACGGCGAGAACGGTACTATCGCCTGTGATCACTACCACCGCTACAAGGAGGATGTAGCGCTGCTGAAAAAGCTGGGCGTCAAGGCGTATCGCTTTTCCGTCAGCTGGCCGCGCGTGATGTCCGGTCCCGACACGGTCAACCCCAAGGGTCTTACCTTTTACAGCGACTTGGTGGACGAACTGAAAGCAGCGGGCATTGAGCCGATGGTGACGATTTTCCACTGGAATCTGCCCATGTGGGCGCACGAAAAAGGCGGCTGGTACAATGCGGAAATCAGTGATGATTTCGCCAACTACGCCCGTGTAGTGGCGGATGCCTTGTCCGACCGGGTGCGGTTCTGGTTCACCGTCAATGAGCCGACGACCTTCATCGGCAACGGCTACTTTACGGGGGCGCACGCGCCGTTTGAAAGCCTGATGCAGGAGCAACCCGCCGTGATGATGAACAAGCTGGCGGTGCTGACAAAAAATGTGCTGCTGGCCCACGGCAAGGCGGTTCGCGTGCTGCGCAGCCGCGCCAAGCTGGCCCCGAGAATCGGTATGGCGCTGAACGGCAGTGTCTACCTGCCGGAGAACGAATCGCCGGATGACATAGAAAAAGCCCGCACCCAGATGTTCCCGGAGCAGGCATTCTTCTCGCATTTCAACTGGTGGGCAGACCCGGCCGTTCTCGGCTGTGTCCCGGCGGGTCTGCAGCCATTCTTCACGGCGGAGGAACTGAAGGTCATCTGCCAGCCGCTGGACTTCTTCGGCTTTAACTGCTACAATGCCTCCAACTATGATGAGTACATGGGTCCCAACCCCGCCGTTGTGCCGGGTATGCCCCGCACGGCAATGGACTGGCCCATTACGCCGGATGCTCTGTACTGGGCGGCACGTTTCTTGACGGAGCGCTACCATCTGCCCATTATCGTCACGGAAAACGGTATGGCAAACATAGACTTCGTCATGAGCGATGGCGCAGTGCATGACCCCCAGCGCATCGACTTTGTCAAGCGCTATTTGGCAGGTTTACAGCGTGCCGTGGACGAGAACATCCCGGTGACCGGGTATCTCTACTGGTCCATCATGGACAACTTTGAGTGGGCGGAGGGCTACGATAAGCGCTTTGGTCTTGTGTATGTGGACTATCAGACCCAACAGCGCATCCCGAAAGATTCGTTCTACTGGTATGCGGATGTAATCAAAAACAACAGAATATCATGA